A window from Synechococcus sp. RSCCF101 encodes these proteins:
- the ftsZ gene encoding cell division protein FtsZ, translated as MTHANGSPNGIVPSQSARIEVIGVGGGGSNAVNRMIASDLEGVGYRVLNTDAQALLLSAAQHRIQLGQKLTRGLGAGGNPTIGQKAAEESRMELQQNLEGADLVFIAAGMGGGTGTGAAPVVAEVAKEVGALTVGIVTKPFSFEGRKRQRQADEGIARLAEHVDTLIVIPNDRLRDTISGAPLQEAFRSADDVLRMGVKGITDIITRPGLVNVDFADVRSVMSEAGTALLGVGVGSGRSRAVEAAQAAISSPLLESARIDGAKGCVINISGGRDMTLEDMTTASEVIYDVVDPEANIILGAVVDERQEGEIHVTVIVTGFEGSESYRSERPAQPHFSTVPTSAPSTPALGEGAGAAIPEFLRKRKERPDHP; from the coding sequence ATGACCCACGCCAACGGCAGCCCCAACGGCATCGTTCCCAGTCAGAGCGCGAGGATCGAGGTGATCGGGGTCGGAGGTGGTGGCAGCAATGCGGTCAACCGCATGATCGCATCGGATCTCGAAGGTGTCGGCTACCGGGTGCTCAACACCGACGCCCAGGCTCTGCTCCTCTCGGCAGCCCAGCACCGCATCCAGCTGGGCCAGAAGCTGACCCGGGGGCTGGGAGCCGGCGGCAACCCGACCATCGGGCAGAAGGCGGCCGAGGAGTCGCGCATGGAACTGCAGCAGAACCTGGAAGGCGCCGATCTGGTCTTCATCGCCGCGGGCATGGGTGGGGGCACCGGCACGGGTGCCGCCCCGGTGGTGGCCGAGGTAGCCAAGGAGGTCGGCGCGCTCACGGTCGGCATCGTCACCAAACCCTTCTCCTTCGAGGGCCGCAAACGGCAGCGCCAGGCCGATGAGGGCATCGCCCGCCTCGCCGAGCATGTCGACACACTGATCGTCATTCCCAACGACCGTCTGCGGGACACGATCTCCGGAGCACCGCTCCAGGAAGCCTTCCGCTCAGCCGATGACGTACTCCGGATGGGCGTCAAGGGCATCACCGACATCATCACCCGACCCGGCCTGGTCAACGTGGACTTCGCCGACGTCCGTTCGGTGATGAGCGAGGCCGGTACGGCCCTGCTGGGTGTCGGTGTCGGGTCCGGGCGCTCCAGAGCGGTGGAAGCCGCTCAGGCCGCCATCAGCAGCCCCCTGCTCGAGTCCGCCCGCATCGATGGAGCCAAGGGCTGTGTGATCAACATCAGCGGTGGGCGCGACATGACTCTCGAGGACATGACAACAGCCTCGGAAGTCATCTACGACGTGGTGGATCCCGAGGCCAACATCATCCTCGGTGCCGTGGTGGATGAGCGGCAGGAGGGAGAGATCCATGTGACGGTGATTGTCACCGGCTTCGAAGGCAGCGAGAGCTATCGCTCCGAGCGGCCGGCCCAGCCCCACTTCTCCACCGTGCCCACATCGGCTCCCAGCACTCCGGCACTCGGCGAGGGGGCCGGAGCGGCCATTCCGGAGTTTCTGCGCAAGCGCAAGGAACGTCCCGATCACCCTTGA